In the Populus trichocarpa isolate Nisqually-1 chromosome 1, P.trichocarpa_v4.1, whole genome shotgun sequence genome, GAGAAAGATTGGAGTTCTGGATACTTGCTCAAGACACGGAGATCTGTGttcaaatgcattaaaaaaaaaagcaagcatGAACTAACATTTTGGTATAATATGCAGGAACTGGCAAAATTACACAGAAGTCAGAGAGCTAAATGGTACAAAAGCAAGTAATTAGGCTATAGTAACAATAGAGAGGAGCAAATATGCAACTTACAAAGTCGTGAGTGCATCCCTTTTCCAGGCCCCCCTGCAGAGAATGAGCCACCTCCTCCCAGAAGCATCTGTAAAGAGTATTATGACTGTTATACACTACATTTGTTCTAATGAAATGCAAAACCGATACGCTAAAGATAGATGTATAAGGCAACATGAAGAAAGACAATTCCATGCACAAACTAAGAGAGCAAAGTCAACACGCAGAACCTGAAGAACAGTCAGCATTATAGCATCTTTCTCTTTATGCCATCCCCCACTGGCTTCAAAAGCTAGAGCAACATGTGCCAACTGGCCTCATAAGAAGTCACACATGTAAGtaccattaaaagaaaatttggataaataaaatataaattatattaatgatggaaaaaaatagagaaggtAAAAGATAATCAATGGGTGCTAAATAATATAGACCTGTGAAGCAGCTTGTTTGCGATAATCCCCTCCAACATACAAAGATTTTGACTCATCAGTGCATGGAATCCGTGGGAGGTCAGAAAGCAGTGGCTCCGCAACAGAGATGAGCTCCTCAAATTCAACACCGGATGCAGCAAGGACCATCCTAGGAGCTGTGTAATGCTTCTGAAATTCCAAATCAGAAATCAATAAGTAAAAGAATAGACAGAGAGGAGAGCAAAAAGTTTAATGAATGTAAAAGGGTGCGGTGCATAGCATATTAACAAATGTTCAGTATTCATAAAGTTCCATGGTCTTACAGCCACAAATTCCTCTAAAATGTCACCATTCAGTCTGTCTAGTGATGATTCTGGAGCCAAGAGAGGATTCGCCAATGGACCAAGAAAACCAGCAGAATGGATAGCCTCCAGCAGTAAGCCTTCGGGATTTTTAGAGAGCTCTGCAATTTCAACTTTCATCTTTTTCAGCTGTACAGACAAAACATTGGactattaataaaatcaagacATTTGGTGCAGAATCTAACAAGGATGAGTAAGTGTGGGCAGGTATAATGCAGGCATCAGTTATGGTTGAAAATCGACAGAGAGCAACACTCAAGTGTGGCCCACAAACATGAACTAAATGTATCAGACACAGAAACTACAGAATGTCCTAAGAAATGTCCATCATTCTTCAACAGCGCAAGTGAAATACAAACGAGACATAAAGAAAATTTGTGGAGCAGTGCAAACATAGATAAGAGTTTACAAATGCAGAAAGCATGGTCTACAACAGAGCGCCCAGAAACGATTTAAAAAGAAGTAGTCAACTTGTCACTTGGTAGtacaacttttttaatatatataaaaatacattgagatttagaaataaaaattcaatgtttAGAAATAAATATGTTTGCCTCACCTGCAGGGTGGAATGGTGGATGCATGTAATTTAGTGGATGATATCATGCacattatagtaaaaatataaaataaatcaaatatacaGCTATGGAGATGCATCATCTAGGATTAAAGCATCCAAGGACACAGATCCATCAAAACCTAAgacaatatataaataacagAAAGGAACCTACTAAGGACCATTGGAGAATTATGAACAACAACATTGGCAATCACATTTTAACTAGATCAGAATGGGAAAAAAAGGCAAGATCTAAGATGATTACCTCGTCATTAACTTCCCAATCCAAGAAGACAGGATTCCTTACACAATCAATAAGCAGCTCTATCATCTCAGGAGCATATGTCTTAAGAGCATCAAAAGTGTACCCCATCTGTTCTCTAGATGCTGAAGCTGCTACATTACCCCCGATTGCCTCAACTTCCCTGACAATGCGCAAATGACTCCTGTTTCTAGTACTCTTGAATGCCATCCTTTCAAGCAAATGGGTGGCTCCACATGAAATGGGGGTCTCATAGACAGAACCACAATCAAGATATAATCCTACTGAGGCTGCAGGATTCTAATAAACCAACCAAATAAGCTTCTTAAGattacaaaacaaatgaaacTAATAATTATAACTCACTCATAAAGGAAACTCGGAGTACAGTAAAATAAAGCAAAGAATGGTTAAAAACAATAGGAGCATACCGATGATGCTTCCGAGACTATCATCAAACCATTTTCCAGAACTTTTGATTCAACCTTTCCTGGTTGAACGTAATCAGGCAATGAAGGTGGGAAGGCAACACCGGCAAGCGGTACTTCCAAGGGAGGAAAAGAGCTAGCCTGTTCTCCAGTCAGCCAGCTAAAGAAGCCAGGTGAGGATGGCCTAGAAGCTACTGCAGTTGAAGTAGCATACCGGGTGGTTCCCAAATTGCCAGCACAACCCTATTCATGCAAATACCATTAAAAAGGAAGACAGTGTCACGTTTTAGTCAAATCAACCATATCAACTGCATtaggtaaagaaaagaaagaatataaaaataccaatagCCCACTAATTAAGCCACAAACTCCCAATTGTATTTGCAGGATGCAAAGTTAATCTACTCaagaaaactacaaaaatatCATCCGAGCTACCCGTCACATTATCATAAAAGCTCTATCCTATAATCGACTTTTTCCACAttcaaggcaaaaaaaaaatggagtctAATTAGGCTAAACTATACAGAAACCAGTAATctaacttgaaaaaacattatgggTTCGATTTGTTTAGCAAAGGATTTTAGGAGAGAGTTTGCACTTCAACTGATAATCGATGTAATTAATCAAGTCAAGCATTCACTTTAGCCTcatttttgtcttaaaaaaaacagagagagagagcgacAGATATTCAATCTTGAAGAATTTTCTcgagaacaaaaaagaaattaggttGCATTGGGTTTCAAACAACTGACCTTGAGAGCTCTAAGGCGTGAAATTGCAGACCTGTGCATGGTTTGATAACCTGACAATTTTTACTGTGAAACCCTAGAGgaggtttgtttgttttaaggtTTCGTTGATCTTGTATGAGAGGATGGAGCCTTTATAAtctgtgtgtgttttttttcattttttaattgccaACTCAACGTTAAGGCCCATATTTATGTTGTGAAGAAGACCGTATTATTATGGGCCCAAGTACAAGTCCAGTTTAGACTTCCTGGACATGGCAGAATCTaggtttttgagaaaattcctcaattttgaaaaataaatttctattttggtttttctttccgTAAAAAAGTTCTATTTCTTTTatgtgttattaaataaaattttaaatgcgaaattatatatttattttaacgtTGTACTTAAAAAAAGTGGGAGGAGAGGTAATTCAACCTATAAATGATGCAAAGGAGGGTTACTTTGACCTATTTTGTACCCAATATGTTCTTAATTACTAGTATAAgtatagttaaattaaattattgataaattagaaagaataaaatatgagataaaattaaatttattgatcaaaattaaatatttttcatctattAAAAAACCATGCCCATTTTCTTATATCTTTCTCTAATATTCTctaatctttttaataataactaagGACATTTAGAGCAAAAGGGAGGgggtttgaaatattttttaaacattatgagggtttttttcatatctttaaatttttagacaTAATTTCTATAATCTTGTGATGTCTCAAGAGGtgataaaaagttttaaataaaataaaattaaaattgatcaaaattcactattaaatttaatattgttcatctatttcaaaaatcatgcccatttcttatatatttatataatttttttaataataattaaacatttcgaaaacaaaaggaggggttcgaaatatttaaaaaaaaatgaaaaggatttTTTCTGTATCTTCAAATTTTTAGACgataatttctataattttatgataattgaaGAGGTAATTGTAATTTGCTccttttttaaggtaaaaatcAAAAGTCCATATAACTATATGAGCTAATAAAATTTAGGAGATCTTACTACCCCAGTAATATATTGcgggtcaaataaaaaaaattgaagataaaaaaattattcaggtattattaatgtattttaataaaaccattaattatgaacttcaaatttgatatatattaaacaatatTACTTTTAAACATTGagataataaaagatattaagaTGATGATATATTGAATTGACCTAGTGAGTTAATATGTCAAATCTACAACCAAGATCAtcataaaacataaatcaaaagaaattataaatttaaatttcaaatcaacccattgttaaaagatgaaatttaaaacaaaacattcaattaaaaaaatggataaaaaaattacttaagtcaacccgggttaacctaccaaactcatgacttgggttatgagaccaagataacctcatagaaagcaaataaaaaataatttcatagcTTAATTCCTaaccaacctaatattaaatgatgaaattaaaaaaaataaacaaatgaccCGAGCCTACCTGAGTTAATCTGTTAAACTCGtgatttagaacataaaatcaTGATAGCTTTATgctaagcaaataaaaaaaatttatgtaacTTAATTCCACCAAATTCATtattaaaggttgaaattgaaagagaaaaaaactaaattcatgagaCCGGAATAatcctatataaaataaattgaaaaacaattcaaaattcaattcttaaacaacttaatattgaaagataaaattaataaaaaaaaaacaattagattgTTCGAGggtgaaattatataaaaataaagagaaaaaaagagaaaaacaaagtgCTATTACAAAGAATCGTGCTTTGTGAATGTGGTCATTTATATGTGATTTCCATGTAGGCTTTATTaatcttattaataaaaaaaaattaaaaataatgaaattaaatccAGGATTCatccataaatttaatttataaactattttttatcttaaaaaacaatgttcatCCTATGAACCTTGTAGAAATTTCTTAATATTCAAGTTGTAACTAGTcaagtcttttaaattatagCTTGGTCATTCTAAAATCGGTATCATatcactaattaattaaaaaatatcattaaaaactctctctttctctctcttaataTACTATTTCCCTCCATAATTTGGCATACTCTTtctttccatctcttaaaaaacCTTCATTTACATCCATTGTATTTTGAATCTATCACACATTATCATGTTGTTTAATTGTGCTTAATTAAAAGATTCAAAATGTAAAAATCCCAAAATTTCTAGGACAAAACACATTCTCAATTATGgagaaattgaaattatttatttatttattatgatagcTTATTGTGAGTTTAATTGGTTGATTGCATTAAATGGATCCAACAATTTGGCCAACTGGTTTCTCCAATAGTTCTCagatttcttttattgaaaaatcaaacgaTTAACTAATTGAGACAgtgatcattttttaattgttcatttCATCAAGCGGTCGACTAGATCAATTGGAGAACCCAATCGGTCAACTAGTTGAAGTAGAATCATAATTCACATCAAAAATCATAGTCCAATCATCCTGAACTTTATCTCACATTATCATTGTaacaataatttcatttcaGCTCAATATAACATCTGATTAATTATATAACATGTTAATTACAAGGCTTATGAGTTTATATAAGAATTTagcatacataaataaaaatggacACTTAATTTCATGTCTCTACAAACAAAAGATAAGAGTTTTAAGTTTGCatgcattaaaacaaaatatattacaatCCAAAATGAACATGATATACCTAATTTATATAAGCAAAAGAAATAACGTAAATCTATTCTTGGCGTGAGTGCGACAACCCTGAAAAATGCAACATATAAAACATCAACCAATggaataaataataacaattgtTACATCATAGAATACAATTAAATTCCATtatcatttcatgatttttcttacttcGGTTATCCACATTAACATCATAATATCATTAGTCATCTATAACCCGAGTCAATTATACATGCTGATATCACTTtcaaattgatattattaatcATTACCTCAAGCACAATTAACTAAGAGTATGTCGATACTAATCCACTTGGTTTCATTAGTTTCCATTCCAATGGATAgctaaatcaaatttttaagcACGTGTCGATGCTAATGTATTCatattgacatcattagctttcactATTTTATgggaatgattaatcaagtttatttcCATGAATTCTTTTTATGTTCTTGCCAATACTAATGAATCATATTGGCATCATTAGTCTCTCATACGAGAACGACTAATCAAATCACAAGTAAATGTCGATACTAATGATTCTTATTGGTATCATTAGTCTTCCATATCGggaacaactaatcaaatgtcaatttttctttttcttttttttatccaccaatttatttatttttcattgccaCTTTAGAAAGacatttagaaataaattttacaattcTACTAGTGCATTAACTAACTAAAGATAGGTGTTAGACACGTACCTGTTGTACATGATGTCTCGACTCCTGCTCTAGACTGTGGTCTGATTGCAATAATATCTCATATCAACACaagataatttcatcatcattactTTCCAAAATCTTTGAACCCATAACTAGATCCCCAAGTAATACCATTTGATTATTTCTCATTTGTGTTTGTATTCAAGTTTCATTTCCTTATTATGATTCAATATCAACTCAAAGCAATTAGGTTTAAAAACACATCCCCGTGACAATTACATACATAATTTTCTCCCTTTTTATGGCCAATTTGGTCGAACATGCCTAAAAGAAACCAAATTTCTATAcaatcaaatcatcaaaatctttcATTAGCCATTcctaaattatacaattttacaCATGTCAATCAAGAAAAATTCCTTCCCATCAAACACCCATTTGGTTGAacctacatatatatatatatatatgattcaatATCAATTCAACACAATTAGGTTTAAAAGCACATCCCCATGACAATTACATACACAATTTAACACCTTGTAATAAGATGTCTCACCTTTAAATTAGAAGTTTTAAAGAtctaaaatgagaagaaaagttCAATTTCTCTAGTTCTTTCTTTATCTCTTCCTACATTTTCAAACCTCCATTTACAAACACCAATTCTTGAAAATAGGATATGTAACAATTCCAATTATAGcttatgaataagaaaaaaaaaaggtccaaaTACAGAGGAAACTCTATTAAAATTTAGATAGAAATTTAGATTGACTAAAGTTTGCCTACGAATTATATAGTTATCGACACACTTCTATACATCCCAAAACAATGCTATAATCATGGTCCAACCATCCTAGATATTTCCTCAAACTCATTCACAaccacataattaaaaaaaaaaaaaaacaattccatatTGTACAAATATaacaaactttatatatatcatcaaataCATTAATATATAGGTTCACTAAGATAATTTAATGCATTAAAATTCATTAGTTTCATAAACATCTATATTATGCTTAGTtacataattctaaaaaaagttAACAACATTTAAATACACAGTAAAGTTTGCCTATGAATTACATAGTTAAAACCTAATACAAAAGAGAAATAGCTACATAAATCTAATGATCCACTCTAGGATTAGATGTATCTATCAACGAGTTACAATTTATACAATTCATTAGAATGCACgaaaaagatttaataattaatctcATACGTATCTAATTTacctataaattcatttctttaaacaattttagttcattttcatatttcaatttATACACATCATTTTAGGTATATATTTTACTCTTATAACGATTACAAACTTACTAAATAATCAAACAAGTCACAGTTATCGACATCTTTCAAGAAGTAGTTGAAACAACATTATCTCGACAATTTAATCATAAATGTCACTAGCTCTATTAAGGTCAACTAGTCTAAACATTTAATCTTGGTCATCCAAACATGGATGTCAGTAGCCCCATCAAGGTCATCTAGTTTAAACATTTAATCTCAGTCATCCAAACATGGATGTCACTAGCCTTGTCAATGTCGGCTagtctaaataattaattatagtcTTCCAACATGGATGTTACTAGCCTCATAAAGGTTGGCTAGTCTAAACATATCATTTCCATATTGATACTCATGTCACATACGTTAATGATAGTTACTCtaccatttttaatttaatttgcatGAGCACTGGTTACTATTTCAACTATATCTAAAGTTGTAGAATTCAGATTTGGGTGTGGCTTGTTTCtatggaaaactaagacataaAGCTGCAGCTTTAATGAAGGAGCTAAAATTTAGTTCTTCTATTAATACacctaaaatcattttttattacaacACGTAAAACTATCTAATATGGTTCTTGTTCAACCTCCCCCCAAATTTTAACTTATATCTGAAgttttataacttcaatttatGCAAAGTCAATCCCGTTCAAAAGATAACATCCCTGgctataaattttatgataaacttattctaaattttattattttcacgcCCTAATCTCCTATGGAAATTAGGTGACAAaactattcaatttttttctgtaGATTTTACAATCAACTAAGCATTTCTATTCATCTTCTCATCATTCAGACAAGCTTTGATCTTTCATATGTGATATAATATCACTAATTTCAACCTTCTAAGAACCAATAAATCCaactcatattttatttaaaatagtcaaaactatttcaagaaaaacatatGCTTCATATCAATTCACATATATATTGCATTCCACAACCATGATCATAATCACATCCACTTccaatttatttcctttttagcTGGCACTACAACCTCTTTTATACCATGATTTATTCTTAAgacttttaatcaaaattttcccTTTCATGAGAAATCAAACACTACACAATAATCTTTACCTCTAAATGCAGTAACCTTCCTTAACATTCCAATTCACTACCATATGCAAATTTTACTCATTTTATATAATAACTAAActcattcaaaatttattttccacATAACCTTATGTATTAATCTCTCACAATTTTCTTAAGCACAATTTCATTGCATTCTAACTTGTTCCTCTTGGTCGTCCCTATATGCCGTTAGAGACaccatgatatttgtttttcatgatttaaCACCTATCACAAGCTAACCTCACCCAATTGGTTCAATTCCCCATCCATTTGCATTTCCCCTAAATTTCTATTACAAACTCTAACacaaaattcatgatttaaacATCAATTCTTAATCGAATTCATTAGGCTTACATATCTAATGCCCCTAACCTAGTAATAAAATGGTTTTCAAATCGTAACCAGTAGATTTTTTCCTACACCACTCCCTTTATCCCCTTCTATGCTAAAATTATCCCATAAAaaggatttaatttttattttctctttaattatcccataaaattatcacaaaataaatcaaattgatcACTTAAGATGATTTTGTTACCTTAGATGATAATTCACATGTAAAATGCAAAATAACCCTAGCTCccttcatctttcttcttctccttcagaTCTCTTCAAAACCCTCACTTTTAGTTTGTTAAAACCCCTTTTAAAcacttaatttttctcttttaatcctCCAATACCCTTGTAATCCctccaaaataatattttgtatgtgATTTTGTCAAGAATTGAGAAgagaaatttcaaaaaccctCCCCCCTTTCTTTAAACCTAGTTGTAGGCCACAAACCCTTCACTTCTATTTAAACATAGTTGCCTGCCACAAAGGAAAGAAGGAagacatttataattttaattttttgttatttacacTTTGGCTCTATaatctttcatattttctttttgtccccattttttcttaattgattttcctTTAACAATTTAATACCTGCCATCAATTCCACTTCATTTAATTTCACCTTTAtccatttaaattaattttctaaattcaatttaacccattttatctccaagttaaaattttaatagttCAAATATTTTTGACTGGGAGTTTACAAAACGAGTACCACCTTTAGATCATTCTAAACTCTCATCAACAATCTaaatttataagtatttttatgaatttttattgaaaaataggtAGGATTAGCAattttcttctccctctttCTAGAGGTGTTGGTCATCCACTTTTAATGGTTTCCTTATAAAGCCATTCTTCTTATTTAGTCTATTTTaggttaattatattaatgtcTCTAACATACtaaatgcttattttttctCCAGAAATCCCATCTCGACCCACTTTAATACCAAACCTCAATACCTCATCATTGACTTATTTCTTTCAATCATATTCttctttacttatttatttatctacatttctatttaattcttaaaaaaaaaacatgtataaaagaagtgtgatttttttaaaaaaaaaaatcaaaattacaaaaaacaattatgaggCCAAGGCCCGGCTCAATTAGAAAGTATCCATGCACtagccttaatttttttaagaaaaaaagatataattggGGCAAACATGTCATCCACCccaaaaacttttgaaaaacaattatccaGACAAATGATAGTCTAGTATTTCCTAAATTCCAGCCATTTTTTTAAACCgaaaacctatttttcaacttattttttatccaaaataccaagaaaataGCCTAAACACCTTGATAAACTCATAGATAgccttaaaaaaccaaaatcaacacaaaaaacccaaaatcaaaaaTCTTTCTGAGCTTAAATTTGGAATTTTAGGCAATTTCAAGGTAAACAAACACCTAAGTGGAACTTTTCTTATTAAATGAAACTttttgatacaaaaattaacCATTTTAGTTTCTAGAATC is a window encoding:
- the LOC7475107 gene encoding mitochondrial-processing peptidase subunit alpha; its protein translation is MHRSAISRLRALKGCAGNLGTTRYATSTAVASRPSSPGFFSWLTGEQASSFPPLEVPLAGVAFPPSLPDYVQPGKVESKVLENGLMIVSEASSNPAASVGLYLDCGSVYETPISCGATHLLERMAFKSTRNRSHLRIVREVEAIGGNVAASASREQMGYTFDALKTYAPEMIELLIDCVRNPVFLDWEVNDELKKMKVEIAELSKNPEGLLLEAIHSAGFLGPLANPLLAPESSLDRLNGDILEEFVAKHYTAPRMVLAASGVEFEELISVAEPLLSDLPRIPCTDESKSLYVGGDYRKQAASQLAHVALAFEASGGWHKEKDAIMLTVLQMLLGGGGSFSAGGPGKGMHSRLYLRVLSKYPELQSFSAFNSIFNKTGLFGIYASCGPNFVHKAVDLAVAELIAIATPGQVTQEQLNRAKESTKSAVLFNLESRMIVAEDIGRQFLTYGERKPVEHFLKVVDEITLDDITSIGRSLIRSPLTMASYGDVLNVPSYESVSSRFERRGK